tttaaattcttataaaaaaaaaaattgtgcctatgtattttcaatatttttcaactgctattgtaacaatatatcaggagccttgcattaaatgtgtattgatatttatggaaaaaaaactaaaaaaattgaaaactgacaatttccgtaaacagcccaaaaagagtgaaaatattttcaaaattttatggtgtatagaaaatgacaatataaacttttagtaaatttgcatgtatctacaattattcgtttttgaataacaataaaataagaaaatcgctacatgaaaaatcgagtgaatatccaatattgtaaaaatatgaatttcaaacgctcataaaaatttaatttattagcttgaagccattttttttttttgaaaaggtagataaacttatgaataatcttgtattacattttcaaaccttgGATTTAAACAGAAGAATTTTtgtgaattctcaactcaaaataatattataattttcgtgatttttccgtatttgtcaagatttgaactttaaataattataaaaaaaactgtgactaaggatttttaatatttttgaaatgtctttgcaacaatatagtaggagccttgtagtaatttttcaagcttttttacttaataaataaagttttattttcattcatagaaaaaaagactaataaaattggaaactgaaaatgttcctaaacagttcttaacaaatctaaatattttgaaaattatatagtgtatagaaaatgtaaatataaacaactagtgaaaatgtcatgtatttatgttcatttgttttagagttacaccaaaaaccaaaattttgcgtgaaaattctcgtttttccttcatttttatgttatttttcccggcacttttgaaaactattgggaattttaaaatttgacctcccgaagcaccaactagattcactcttccatcgaacaagatactgttgaagaaaatcgaagcagttttagtaccccaaaccgtgatgacagatacgaaaaaaaaaatttaaaaaaaaaacacacatcattgtaaaatctataGTGACTATATCTAAGGAGAGGTGTGAGTAATTTTCAAGAAAGCCGTGACACAGAACACAGAAACAAAATTAAGATGGATGAGTATTTGATGATAAATAcaacgattatttattttattctaatcgTAAAACATTTAACTTCAATTTTCTATCAAtgattagatttatttaaatgtattttgttgtctTGAAAAAATCGATGTATTATAGCCTTTAGatgaataactttaaaataatcttatattatataatggccCTAGACAGTCTTGGGCATCATCAAAATAtagtacgtattataatattgtacctatacagagCTCTGTAGAGTTGGCTttctagttattaataatattactctaaataatagtatattttgtgtaataggTACTGTAGTGTGTGTGGATACGCCAAGAATTCttgtctaataatatttatcttaagaTCTATAGCGTAGGTATCtggtttgaaaatgtataagtgCAACATATATTTAGaaggtaatttttaaaacttaagacCGGATTTCTTATACATTGCATCTTTTAATTGATAtcagaaattataaaatcatctgATCATATACGTGCACGAAAAgttctaagtacctatatagtttattattgcaatttttcgcaattttcaatactttttcaattttcgaatatatttaaatattttcacgtgaaaaaatatacaattaattattcatttggtAATTTTGcaataaacatttaactatgatatacattttcacATAATGGTTTTTCCTAATAGTAGAGAAGCAATTTATAGatacttttatacaatttatacgatatattattaatatatcagtaataatagtttattaatagttttgacatatttttagtacaattttGACATAGTTTTAACGCAATTAAAGCTGTTCTTTACTTATAACGAATACCTATAAATTGTCTATTTTATAGATGTTATGAGAAGATAAGATactttaatctaaaaatataatagtaagtatagaCAAATtggaacaaaaatatatatatatataatatatataatgtataccaataggtaggtatgatgATATGTTCCCCACGTATTGAAAAATGCcatacataataggtaatagttcaaataatttaataattatatttacttgttACACTgaggtagttttaaaaaaagttgaaatatttcatgacaaTAATGCTTGAAATACATCAAAAATTTCTACCTACTTAATTTCACTTTTAAATGTTAAGCTTAACATGTAgtcatattctaaaataaaataaaatatttataacacgtGATTTATTAAAGGTTTTGTTCCGTGCAACGTCGACTTTTACGTAacgttacaatattttaaaatacactattatttttgatacttatCAGATGTAACTATTCACAGTTttgaattctaaataattataaccaatgaacatcgtaaaaaaaaatgcaaatatataggtataagcagTAAACATGATGACCCACTCAATGACAAACATAacaactacaatttattattctaacatatttagaatttacattgTAATTATGTGACACAATAAAATAGTTACAATCAAATGTCAATGTTATgagttctttataatattattgatggccATAGGAACAAAATAGGTAACATAGCTGTGTGGTTTatgattataacttttttttttaacatttattagaagatatacaatctgtaatattatttacaatgagcATATTATGAGCGGAATTTACAATGACTGTGACAGTGTGAGGTGAGTACCTAGCTACCCAGCAATCACACTTGACGTGAAGTATGAATATAACTATAAGTGTAAAACTCTGTTTAGCTAGTGTCGGTTAAAAAACTAAACTTAGACGTGccataatgaattttttttcagttattttactAACATTGTTATTGTTTCTATCGtctttaatatcatatattggatcgagaaatttaaatattctttctgTGTTACCACTAGTAAGtgattacattttagtttttaataatgaatatgtgAGACGACAATGGAAAACACATTGATCGacatgttatatacattttttgggaGAGGTCTCATTTTCTTCTGGgatataaatttattgagaTATAAATGTCCAGAAAAATCTTCAACAACTGGGTTCTTCCTCGTCAGACTATAATTACACggacttgtattttttttatttttttttttcgttaaaatcgtgtttaatcttatttttaaattatatggtatTGATACCGATGGTTCAATGAAGAGCTGCAAATAAAGTTAGTTTTATAGCGAGGGGTTCGTCATATTACCTTCTATAGGGTTATTCAtggtatttaatcatttatatatgtGTGAGATCGATGTATCTGATTCTTGTTCTTAAAATAttgctataattttataatggcATGAAGTATTTAGCTGGATaggtataccattattatttatttaatttttttcattactttGGGTTTATTGCTGCTTCATGTTCACTCAAACTCGCAAGATGTTTGCATCGTGGTGATgagaatattatgtacctatttttatttctatcgtACTTCATATTaaacaaactatattttattgttttgaatacggtataaatacctacataattgattaatttctGTTTAGGGTCCATATAAATTGAACTTCAAACAGGTAAGGAGTTGTGATTCTTCAAAATcctataaaatacaacataatttttacCTGAGCTTTAACCAAATATCCAACGCAACTGAAATCAGAGGAACTACAATCAGTATCGTTCCATTTGATGACACTTTGTTTGTAAGTACGCCTGATGTATCTTTCAATAATAACTAAACCTGTTTTAAACAAAGTCTGAAAATTTGCCATTATTGGACTCTGAAATGTCCaccgaataaaaataacaatcattTAATGTTCTAACATATGATGACTATGATACTGGAATGTTTGGAGTGTAGGTACAAATAACTCTTAACGTATTTTATCTGTTgctaaatgtattatagtattatacaatattatgttactcattcaatatagtaataaattattaagccaTCCAGATTTTTTCAGATGGAAGCAAATGTTGCATTACGAGATAAAGACGGGAATTGGAAAGACAATACGTATATGCACAAGTCTCCAAAAGCTTGCTCGTCATTCAGGAATTTAATGGGCGCCGAGTGGACCACGGTGATAAACGGTTTGGGAATAAAGAATGCCACATGCCCTATACCACCGGTATAATaagacattataattatataatatcaattataaagtatattttcatGGAAcaactataaaagtaaatttcatCAAGTATAACTTGATCAACATTATGCTTTCAAGCATtatttacatcaaataaaatactgtTTCACTTGATGGATGTAAtcgtaaaaatttataattatttatttcacacaattttaatttataatatgggcACTGTATACTAATCAGGGCTTCAAACCGGTTTAAACCAGTTTTTCTGACcgattatatttgaaaatgtataggaacaaaaacgaaaactgaaccataattcgttattttataaaacaaaaacgataGGTTTaaccagaatttttttttgtcttgatcgaaaatatataatttttaaattaggatttaaaaaaataaataataataatcataattgtttatatattgatTAGGTACTCTGTttctaatatgaaaaaaatgaaagtttGCAGCCAAGGTGGATTAATAAATCCACCTTGTTTGTAGCCTTTAATGCTAATTAAGTATCATGCacatattgttctatggtatcCGATAATTCGATAATCTAAGACCATGCATGAGATTTTTTGTAACgggtttttatacttttatgatttGACAGCATGTTATCATCGGTGCTGTTATCAAATATTCAGGGCTTGAAactgattgaaataatttcggtttcggtttcgattttgtatactggtttttaatattttcgatttcggtttcaatttttcaataccggtattaggaaatttcggtttcggtttcgattttgtataccagttttgaaattttacgatttcggtttcaacttaacaataccggtattaagaaatttcggtttcggtttcgattttgaataccggtttctaaatgtttcggtttcaacttatgAATACccgtattaagaaatttcggt
This portion of the Acyrthosiphon pisum isolate AL4f chromosome A1, pea_aphid_22Mar2018_4r6ur, whole genome shotgun sequence genome encodes:
- the LOC100571696 gene encoding uncharacterized protein LOC100571696; the protein is MNFFSVILLTLLLFLSSLISYIGSRNLNILSVLPLGPYKLNFKQVRSCDSSKSYKIQHNFYLSFNQISNATEIRGTTISIVPFDDTLFMEANVALRDKDGNWKDNTYMHKSPKACSSFRNLMGAEWTTVINGLGIKNATCPIPPGNYTGTGVDTSLISNTNFPKTFVYGTYRLRYYYTRNNEVYTCLIYVFEIKPL